In the Magnolia sinica isolate HGM2019 chromosome 15, MsV1, whole genome shotgun sequence genome, one interval contains:
- the LOC131227330 gene encoding DEAD-box ATP-dependent RNA helicase 15-like, with protein MEIYVDDEAKLTLHGLVQHCIKLSELEKNCKLNDLLDASDFNQVVIFVKSVSRAAELNKLLVECNFPSICIHSGMSQEERLVNVFGLHIDLLASALFCTYTGPYTFSDLEG; from the exons ATGGAGATATATGTGGATGATGAGGCTAAGTTGACCCTGCATGGTCTCGTACAG CACTGCATTAAACTGAGCGAGTTAGAGAAAAACTGCAAGTTGAATGACCTCCTAGATGCATCAGATTTTAATCAAGTCGTCATTTTCGTTAAAAGTGTGAGCAGAGCAGCTGAGCTGAACAAGCTACTCGTGGAGTGTAATTTCCCATCTATCTGCATCCATTCTGGAATGTCCCAGGAGGAAAGGTTGGTAAACGTCTTTGGGCTGCACATTGATTTGCTTGCAAGTGCTCTATTTTGTACCTACACAGGTCCTTACACTTTCTCTGATTTGGAAGGTTAA